CACGGACAATTTCACTATCACTGCAAATGGACTATAGCAATGCCCATGGCACACTATCGGACAATGATCGAACAGCAATTAAGCTCATTTGCAACAATGGCTATGAAAGTTGAGACATCACAAACAGTTATTCTTTACGTTGATCGAGCATACCGTATTTAGACTAGTAGTGTATTTGCTTTTAATTACTAGATCTTACGGTGTTGGTGTATGTAACACAGCAATAAAGGAGAGATATGCCACATCAGTGAAGTCCTGTGTACGCCTAAGTGTTGAATGTTAGTTGGTGCTGCTACAGTAAGATCTCAGCCTTCCAAGGTGATGTACACAGAGTCAGGAGTATCAACCCAAGTGAGCTAAGGTGAGGTACAGAGCAAGGTGAAATTGCAAGCTGACCGTCAGAGCAGTAATATCACCTCAAAGCAACATGGAAACAGAGAGAATTGCCCGCCTAGAACACAAATTAGAGGAACTCCAAGACACTTTGGAAGTAGAAACTAGTGAAGCTGCAAGAGATCAAATTCTGCAACATATGCAAGAAATTCAAGATGAAATTATAGAGCTCAGTACGGTGGTTGATAGCAGTAGCAAAGAACCTCGTAGGAGTGAAAGAGTTCCTCCCCTCACTCAGAAAATGGCAGAGTTTCAGGAAACACAGAGAGTGAAGAAAGAGAATCAACTGAGAAAGGCCTTCACTAAAAATTACGGAGCCTGGAAGTTAGCTACTAAATCAGTACGAACAACCTTAAAGAGCCATTGCACTCCAGAAACGCTCGACAGTCTTGAAACGTCACTGCACATGAAAAGGGATGAAGTCATCAAAACATATGAAGCCCTGCGTGAAGTTTGTGTCCCGGAACAAGAAATTCTGCGACAGACTGACACTTGTACAgctatcacaaaacaattactTCAAGTGATcataaacaagaaaaagaatACCGGTGAAGAAAACACCGATCAGCAACTACATGACATGCTGCAACATGACTGCAACAGGTCCATATTCAGTACAGAGCTATCAAGATCATCTCACCTCTCCCTGTCTTCAGTAGAGAGACGAGCAGAGGCAGCTGCTGAACTTGCAGCCCAAAGGGCAGAGTTAATTGGAACTGCTTAGAGTCAGAGATATTAAACAAGCAGAGCTGGAGGAACTTGAGCATCAAAGGGAACTCCTATGtcataaacaagagaaaaagaAGAGAGAGATGGAACGTATGGAGAAAGAGAAAGATATAGAGAAAGCCAGAGCAAAGTTCAGAGTGTATGACCAGTTATGTCAAGATGTCCACAGAGATGAAGATAATGCGGAggacattttgacaaagtatAATAACTCTGTTCTGCCTTCAAAGGATAACACACCACAGTATACTGCACATCACAGTATGGATACTTCCTCCCTAGCTCACATTTTACAGAATAGTCTTTCAGTCAGCAGATTGCCAATGCCAGAGCCACCTATATTCACCGGTGACCCACTGCAgtatattcaatggaaaatcaacTTCAAGAGTCTTATTGAGAGCAAAGGTATCACAGCAGCAGAAAGAATGTACTATTTGAAGAGGTATGTGGGAGGCGAAGCACAGAAAGCAGTAGAAGGATTTTTCTACAATAATTCTGAGGGATCATACACAGCTGCATGGAACTTACTCGAAGAAAGGTATGGCCATACTTTCAAAGTACAGAAAGCCTTCAGAGACAAACTTTCCAAATGGCAGAAAATTGGCCCCAAAGATTCAGCTGGTCTACAAGAGTTTGCAGATTTCCTCAGAGCTTGCAAGGACGCAATTCCACACGTACCTGGACTGAAAATTCTGAACGACTGTGAAGAGAATCAGCGATTGTTAATGAAACTACCAGATTGGGCTACTTCACGTTGGAATCGTGAAGTGACACAAACGCTGGACAGTTCTGGAGAGTATCCAAGCTTTGACGATTTcgtaaaatatgtaacaaaggAAGCACGTATTGCTTACGGGCACGGAGATTGTTCTATACATGTTATATTGAATCAACCTTCGACTACTGTTCGGTTGTTGGGGGAAATTGTGATCAATCCTACTGTAACaaactttttcagttgcaaAAACAGGCTATTCGTTTAGTTTGTGGGGCTAAATGGGATCAACCAACTGGTCCATTGTTTAAAACTTTGGGCCTACTTCCACTTGGTA
This DNA window, taken from Ptychodera flava strain L36383 unplaced genomic scaffold, AS_Pfla_20210202 Scaffold_72__1_contigs__length_606033_pilon, whole genome shotgun sequence, encodes the following:
- the LOC139128818 gene encoding uncharacterized protein, which codes for METERIARLEHKLEELQDTLEVETSEAARDQILQHMQEIQDEIIELSTVVDSSSKEPRRSERVPPLTQKMAEFQETQRVKKENQLRKAFTKNYGAWKLATKSVRTTLKSHCTPETLDSLETSLHMKRDEVIKTYEALREVCVPEQEILRQTDTCTAITKQLLQVIINKKKNTGEENTDQQLHDMLQHDCNRSIFSTELSRSSHLSLSSVERRAEAAAELAAQRAELIGTA